The following are from one region of the Camelus ferus isolate YT-003-E chromosome 13, BCGSAC_Cfer_1.0, whole genome shotgun sequence genome:
- the PARK7 gene encoding protein/nucleic acid deglycase DJ-1, producing the protein MASKRALVILAKGAEEMETVIPVDVMRRAGIKVTVAGLAGKDPVQCSRDVVICPDASLEDAKKEGPYDVVVLPGGNLGAQNLSESAAVKEVLKEQEKSKGLIAAICAGPTALLAHEIGFGSKVTTHPLAKDKMMNGNHYSYSESRVERDGLILTSRGPGTSFEFALAIVEALAGKEVAAQVKAPLVLRD; encoded by the exons atgGCTTCAAAAAGAGCTCTGGTCATCCTGGCTAAAGGAGCAGAAGAGATGGAGACGGTCATCCCTGTAGATGTCATGAGACGAGCTGGA ATTAAGGTCACCGTCGCAGGTCTGGCTGGAAAGGACCCGGTACAGTGTAGCCGAGACGTTGTCATTTGTCCTGATGCCAGTCTGGAAGATGCAAAAAAAGAG GGACCGTATGATGTAGTGGTTCTACCAGGAGGTAACCTGGGCGCACAGAATTTATCTGAG TCCGCTGCTGTGAAAGAGGTTCTGAAGGAACAAGAGAAGAGCAAGGGCCTCATTGCTGCCATCTGTGCAG gcCCTACGGCTCTGTTGGCTCACGAAATAGGTTTTGGAAGCAAAGTTACAACGCACCCACTTGCTAAAGACAAAATGATGAATGGAA ATCATTACAGCTACTCAGAGAGTCGAGTGGAGAGGGACGGGCTGATCCTCACCAGCCGGGGGCCTGGAACCAGCTTCGAGTTTGCCCTCGCCATCGTGGAGGCCCTGGCCGGCAAGGAGGTGGCAGCGCAGGTGAAGGCACCTCTCGTTCTGAGAGATTAG